Proteins from a genomic interval of Piscinibacter sp. HJYY11:
- a CDS encoding MSMEG_0565 family glycosyltransferase yields MNIALLTHSVHPRGGVIHTLELADALVQRGHRVTVIASAEPGETLFRATAFPVELVRLPVLTGDLVEQVRQRIDALVASLPAVLRRGGFELLHAQDSVSGNALALLRERGVHVPPWLRTVHHLDVFAQETLNRWQARAWREADGVACVSDTWCAHFREHFGVQPARMYNGVDLRRYRPAADTLDGPRLQSLGLADDAGPVCLLVGGVEERKNTVRVLHAFATLRRDDPAWAQARLVVAGGASMLDHGSARRAWQQALGELGLGEGPGAPVLRTGPLPDEMLPTLMRRADVLAMPSLVEGFGLVALEALACGTPVLVSNRPPFTEHLRETPAVAWCDPERIESIAAGLQSAARTPKLGAPPAVCQAHAWERSAALHEAWYLRTLHASADKRVEALTL; encoded by the coding sequence ATGAACATCGCCCTGCTCACGCACTCGGTGCACCCGCGCGGCGGCGTGATCCACACGCTGGAGCTGGCCGACGCGCTGGTGCAGCGCGGCCACCGCGTGACGGTGATCGCCTCGGCCGAGCCGGGCGAGACGCTGTTCCGTGCGACGGCGTTTCCGGTCGAGCTGGTCCGCCTGCCGGTGCTGACCGGCGACCTGGTGGAGCAGGTGCGGCAGCGCATCGACGCTCTGGTCGCGTCCTTGCCCGCCGTGCTGCGGCGAGGCGGCTTCGAGCTGCTGCATGCGCAAGACAGCGTCAGCGGCAACGCCCTCGCCCTGCTGCGCGAGCGTGGCGTCCATGTGCCGCCCTGGCTGCGCACGGTGCACCACCTCGACGTCTTCGCGCAGGAGACGCTCAACCGTTGGCAGGCGCGCGCCTGGCGTGAGGCCGATGGCGTGGCCTGTGTCAGCGACACCTGGTGCGCGCATTTCCGCGAGCACTTCGGCGTGCAGCCGGCGCGCATGTACAACGGCGTCGACCTGCGCCGCTACCGACCGGCGGCCGATACGCTCGATGGGCCCCGCCTGCAGTCGCTCGGGCTGGCCGACGACGCCGGCCCGGTGTGCCTGCTGGTCGGCGGCGTGGAGGAGCGCAAGAACACCGTGCGGGTGCTGCACGCCTTCGCCACGCTGCGCCGCGACGACCCCGCGTGGGCCCAGGCCCGCCTGGTGGTGGCCGGTGGCGCCAGCATGCTCGACCACGGCAGCGCCCGCCGCGCCTGGCAGCAGGCGCTGGGCGAGCTCGGCCTCGGCGAAGGGCCCGGTGCCCCGGTACTGCGCACCGGCCCGCTGCCCGACGAGATGCTGCCCACGCTGATGCGCCGCGCCGACGTGCTGGCCATGCCCTCGCTCGTCGAAGGCTTCGGCCTCGTCGCGCTCGAAGCGCTGGCGTGCGGCACACCGGTGCTGGTGTCCAACCGCCCGCCGTTCACCGAGCACCTGCGGGAGACGCCGGCCGTCGCGTGGTGCGACCCGGAGCGCATCGAGTCCATCGCCGCCGGCCTGCAATCGGCTGCGCGCACGCCCAAGCTCGGCGCACCGCCGGCCGTGTGCCAGGCCCATGCGTGGGAGCGCAGCGCAGCGCTGCACGAAGCCTGGTACCTGCGCACGCTGCACGCATCCGCCGACAAGCGTGTTGAAGCACTCACCCTCTGA
- a CDS encoding sll0787 family AIR synthase-like protein — translation MDHLTQLAQALRQSRGFAHKRDIAAVLPQLGSVAGVTSVPNGDDCAVLPDASGDGHLLLAIEGLVQDFIAAMPWFAGYSGVMVNLSDIAAMGGRPLAVVDALWAGEPEVAQQLLAGMRAACERYGVPLVGGHSNLHAGHGQLAVAVLGRAKRLISSFAARPGDRLLMAVDLRGEWQGGHPFWNASTSAPAERLRADLALLPQIAEAGLCDAGKDISMAGVLGTLLMLLECSGAGAHVDLARLPLPPGTPGWHETGEAAFAAHLRWLCAFPSYGYLLSVREAQAEVVQEVFDSHGIACADIGTVQPGARLTLQLGDAQTMLWDLAAEPFIGAAPALPTHKAAA, via the coding sequence ATGGACCACCTGACGCAACTCGCCCAGGCGCTGCGCCAGAGCCGCGGCTTCGCGCACAAGCGCGACATCGCCGCGGTGCTGCCGCAGCTGGGCTCGGTGGCCGGCGTCACGAGCGTGCCCAACGGTGACGACTGCGCCGTGCTGCCCGATGCCAGTGGCGACGGCCACCTGCTGCTCGCCATCGAAGGCCTGGTGCAGGACTTCATCGCCGCCATGCCCTGGTTCGCCGGCTACAGCGGCGTGATGGTCAACCTGAGCGACATCGCCGCGATGGGCGGGCGGCCGCTGGCGGTGGTGGATGCGCTGTGGGCCGGCGAGCCCGAAGTGGCGCAGCAGCTGCTGGCCGGCATGCGCGCCGCGTGCGAGCGCTACGGGGTGCCGCTGGTCGGCGGCCACAGCAACCTGCACGCGGGCCACGGCCAGCTCGCGGTGGCCGTGCTCGGCCGCGCGAAGCGGCTGATCAGCAGCTTTGCGGCGCGGCCCGGCGACCGGCTGCTGATGGCCGTCGACCTGCGCGGGGAATGGCAGGGCGGCCACCCGTTCTGGAATGCCTCGACCTCGGCACCGGCCGAGCGGCTGCGCGCCGACCTGGCGCTGCTGCCTCAGATTGCCGAAGCCGGCCTGTGCGATGCCGGCAAGGACATCAGCATGGCGGGCGTGCTGGGCACGCTGCTGATGCTGCTGGAATGTTCCGGCGCCGGCGCGCACGTGGACCTCGCGCGCCTGCCGCTGCCGCCCGGCACGCCCGGCTGGCACGAGACCGGTGAGGCCGCTTTCGCGGCGCACCTGCGCTGGCTCTGCGCCTTCCCAAGCTACGGCTACCTGCTGAGCGTGCGCGAAGCGCAGGCCGAGGTGGTGCAGGAGGTGTTCGATTCGCACGGCATTGCCTGCGCCGACATCGGCACCGTGCAGCCCGGCGCTCGCCTGACGCTGCAGCTCGGCGACGCGCAGACAATGCTGTGGGACCTGGCGGCCGAGCCCTTCATCGGCGCCGCGCCCGCGCTGCCCACGCACAAGGCGGCTGCATGA
- a CDS encoding MSMEG_0567/Sll0786 family nitrogen starvation N-acetyltransferase: protein MQLHAFHPQPWCELDPSYTPQGFRIQWASDPWMEREALALRRQVFCEEQRVFVHDDLDDIDRHEPSTRSLVALTCLAGEADEVIGTVRIHQAAPGVWWGSRLAVRADWRQHKRLGSSLIRLAVSSAHALGCDEFLAHVQAQNVPLFQRLNWELLEMRELHGRPHGWMRASLAHYPPCPTPYAGFVLTQG from the coding sequence ATGCAGCTCCACGCCTTCCACCCGCAACCCTGGTGCGAGCTCGACCCGTCGTACACGCCGCAGGGCTTCCGCATCCAGTGGGCCAGCGACCCGTGGATGGAGCGCGAGGCGCTGGCGCTGCGGCGGCAGGTGTTCTGCGAGGAGCAGCGCGTCTTCGTGCACGACGACCTCGACGACATCGACCGCCACGAGCCGAGCACGCGCTCGCTGGTGGCGCTCACCTGCCTGGCCGGCGAGGCCGACGAGGTGATCGGCACCGTACGCATCCACCAGGCCGCACCCGGCGTGTGGTGGGGCTCGCGCCTGGCGGTGCGGGCCGACTGGCGGCAGCACAAGCGGCTGGGCTCCAGCCTGATCCGCCTGGCGGTGAGCAGCGCGCATGCGCTCGGCTGCGATGAATTCCTGGCGCACGTGCAGGCGCAGAACGTGCCGCTCTTCCAGCGCCTGAACTGGGAGCTGCTGGAGATGCGCGAGCTGCATGGCCGGCCGCATGGCTGGATGCGCGCCTCGCTCGCCCACTACCCACCCTGCCCCACGCCGTATGCCGGCTTCGTGCTCACGCAAGGCTGA
- a CDS encoding MSMEG_0568 family radical SAM protein: protein MTELQSQGLRLLDPGAGAASRRGGAGPSDHKAVTVDGVTLMVPVHTHTAFSSPFVADAPGPDGRSVLRKGSIPIASVSFPRQPRFYARSTADGIPYSHIATLHGSDVLATTVLQTCIRYESRRKACRFCAIGQSLAAGRTVAHKTPAQLAEVAKAAVELDGVKHMVMTTGTPPTPDRGAKVLCDSAEAIRAAVDLPLQAQCEPPDTDAWFQRMKDAGVDTLGMHLEVIGDALRREILPGKAEVPMSRYWDAFEAAVEVFGRGQVSTYLLAGLGDSAELLLATSERLLAMGVYPFVVPFVPISGTPLEDRPAPSAEFMRSVLEPLGRLVADAGLRAGDIKAGCGRCAACSTLSRYEAPLAV, encoded by the coding sequence ATGACCGAGCTGCAGTCGCAGGGCCTGCGCCTGCTCGACCCCGGCGCGGGCGCGGCCAGCCGCCGCGGCGGCGCCGGCCCGTCGGACCACAAGGCGGTGACGGTCGATGGCGTGACGCTGATGGTGCCGGTGCACACCCACACCGCCTTCAGCTCGCCCTTCGTCGCCGACGCGCCCGGGCCCGACGGCCGCAGCGTATTGCGCAAAGGCAGCATCCCGATCGCGAGCGTGAGCTTCCCGCGGCAGCCGCGCTTCTATGCGCGCAGCACGGCCGACGGCATTCCGTATTCGCACATCGCCACGCTGCACGGCAGCGATGTGCTCGCCACCACCGTGCTGCAGACCTGCATCCGCTACGAGAGCCGGCGCAAAGCCTGCCGCTTCTGCGCCATCGGCCAGTCGCTCGCGGCCGGCCGCACCGTCGCGCACAAGACACCGGCGCAGCTCGCCGAGGTGGCGAAGGCCGCGGTCGAGCTCGATGGCGTGAAGCACATGGTGATGACCACCGGCACGCCGCCTACGCCCGACCGTGGCGCCAAGGTGCTGTGCGACAGCGCCGAGGCCATCCGCGCCGCGGTCGACCTGCCGCTGCAGGCGCAGTGCGAGCCGCCCGACACCGATGCGTGGTTCCAGCGCATGAAGGACGCGGGTGTCGACACGCTGGGCATGCACCTGGAAGTGATCGGCGACGCGCTGCGGCGCGAGATCCTGCCCGGCAAGGCCGAGGTGCCGATGAGCCGCTATTGGGATGCGTTCGAGGCGGCGGTCGAGGTGTTCGGCCGCGGCCAGGTCAGCACCTACCTGCTCGCCGGCCTGGGCGACAGCGCCGAGCTGCTGCTCGCGACCAGCGAGCGGCTGCTGGCGATGGGGGTCTACCCCTTCGTCGTGCCCTTCGTGCCCATCAGCGGCACGCCGCTCGAAGACCGGCCCGCCCCGTCGGCCGAGTTCATGCGCAGCGTGCTGGAGCCGCTGGGCCGGCTGGTGGCCGATGCCGGCCTGCGCGCCGGCGACATCAAGGCGGGCTGCGGGCGTTGCGCGGCCTGCTCCACCTTGTCTCGCTACGAAGCCCCGCTCGCCGTTTGA
- a CDS encoding Nit6803 family nitrilase — protein sequence MSTKPKSVRAAAAQISPDLESADGTLARVLETVREASRKGVELIVFPETFVPYYPYFSFVQPPVQQGPAHLLLMERAPTVPGPLTDAVAAAAREAGMVIVLGVNERDHGSLYNTQVIFDADGRLLLKRRKITPTYHERMVWGQGDGAGLTTVDTRVGRVGALACWEHYNPLARYALMGQHEEIHCAQFPGSLVGQIFADQMGVTIRHHALESGCFVVNATGWLHEAQVRAVTADEKLQGALRGGCHTAIVSPEGKYLAEPLTEGEGLVIADLDMALITKRKRMMDSVGHYARPELLSLVIRRDATSTTQPWPSAPSQETALPLPEGVPHD from the coding sequence ATGAGCACGAAGCCGAAGTCGGTGCGCGCCGCGGCGGCCCAGATCTCGCCCGATCTGGAGAGTGCCGACGGCACGCTCGCCCGCGTGCTCGAGACCGTGCGCGAGGCCTCGCGCAAGGGCGTGGAGCTGATCGTCTTCCCCGAGACCTTCGTGCCCTACTACCCCTACTTCAGCTTCGTGCAGCCGCCGGTGCAGCAGGGGCCGGCGCACCTGCTCCTGATGGAGCGCGCGCCCACCGTGCCGGGGCCGCTGACCGATGCGGTGGCGGCAGCCGCACGCGAGGCCGGCATGGTGATCGTGCTCGGCGTCAACGAGCGCGACCACGGCAGCCTCTACAACACGCAGGTGATCTTCGACGCCGACGGCCGCCTGCTGCTCAAGCGCCGCAAGATCACGCCGACCTACCACGAGCGCATGGTGTGGGGCCAGGGCGATGGCGCCGGCCTCACCACCGTCGACACGCGCGTGGGCCGCGTCGGCGCGCTGGCCTGCTGGGAGCACTACAACCCGCTCGCCCGCTACGCGCTGATGGGGCAGCACGAAGAGATCCACTGCGCGCAGTTCCCCGGCTCGCTGGTCGGCCAGATCTTTGCCGACCAGATGGGCGTGACCATCCGCCACCACGCGCTGGAGTCGGGCTGCTTCGTCGTCAACGCCACCGGCTGGCTGCACGAGGCGCAGGTGCGCGCCGTCACGGCCGACGAGAAGCTGCAGGGCGCGCTGCGTGGCGGCTGCCACACGGCCATCGTGTCGCCGGAAGGCAAGTACCTCGCCGAGCCGCTGACCGAAGGCGAAGGCCTGGTGATCGCCGACCTCGACATGGCGCTCATCACCAAGCGCAAACGCATGATGGATTCGGTGGGCCACTACGCGCGCCCCGAGCTGCTGAGCCTGGTGATCCGCCGCGACGCGACCAGCACCACGCAGCCGTGGCCGTCTGCGCCCTCTCAAGAAACCGCCCTGCCCTTGCCCGAAGGAGTTCCCCATGACTGA
- a CDS encoding MSMEG_0572/Sll0783 family nitrogen starvation response protein, whose protein sequence is MPKVTHPAAQKGDFLVDYEEKVFEDVKAKPGEKALVTFHTVAFEGSIGFVNLLQATRLQRKGFDTSILLYGPGVTLGVKRGFPKLGDAAFPGHQNFNEQIGKFIAEGGKVYACRFALQALYGHGEGALIEGIRPINPLDVLDIVLLHRKEGAFILDTWTL, encoded by the coding sequence ATGCCCAAGGTCACCCACCCCGCCGCCCAGAAGGGCGATTTCCTGGTCGACTACGAAGAGAAGGTGTTCGAGGACGTCAAGGCCAAGCCCGGCGAGAAGGCGCTGGTCACCTTCCACACCGTGGCTTTCGAAGGCTCGATCGGCTTCGTCAACCTGCTGCAGGCCACGCGGCTGCAACGCAAGGGCTTCGACACCTCGATCCTGCTCTACGGCCCGGGCGTCACGCTGGGCGTGAAGCGCGGCTTCCCGAAGCTGGGCGACGCGGCCTTCCCCGGCCACCAGAACTTCAACGAGCAGATCGGCAAGTTCATCGCCGAGGGCGGCAAGGTCTACGCCTGCCGCTTCGCGCTGCAGGCGCTCTACGGCCACGGCGAAGGCGCGCTGATCGAAGGCATCCGCCCGATCAACCCGCTCGACGTGCTCGACATCGTGCTGCTCCATCGCAAAGAGGGTGCGTTCATCCTCGACACCTGGACGCTGTGA
- a CDS encoding PLP-dependent aminotransferase family protein — MPFTHWIARIRHSSLPAYQLIPELIAEDLQQGRLAPRQRLPPLRDLAVTLQLNYTTVVRGFASARERGLIASRPGMGSYVRGSFIGLPLRAGTGAEMTMNMPPEIEDHPAMQALQQSAAEAITHSTLHDLMRYQDFGGTAHDRELAAHWLAQWVPEAKADRVLVAPGIHAVLLALMSMLVKPGQSLCVESLVYPGLKAIAAQLGTQLLPITMDEHGLVPEELEAACKSTPVGAIYLCPNIHNPTTATLPMRRREQIADIALRLSIPIIEDDAYGMLPAATPPALADYAGALTYYISGLSKWLGAGMRVAYVLAPTHAAQQRLAGALRATTVMASPFINAVVSHWLEQGHGREVLAAVRAECGWRSALMRERLGAYGLRVHPQGFHGWLPLPEGDANGGSSATQIAGALRELGVAAVAASAFSTDRQPPEGLRLCLGGGLNRDDCGRALRAVERALGGAEVFE; from the coding sequence ATGCCGTTCACGCACTGGATCGCTCGCATTCGCCACAGCAGCCTGCCGGCGTATCAGCTCATCCCCGAGCTGATCGCCGAAGACCTGCAGCAGGGCCGGCTCGCCCCGCGCCAGCGCCTGCCGCCGCTGCGCGACCTGGCCGTCACGCTGCAGCTCAACTACACGACGGTGGTGCGCGGCTTCGCCTCGGCCCGCGAGCGCGGGCTCATCGCCTCTCGCCCCGGCATGGGCTCGTACGTGCGCGGCTCCTTCATCGGCCTGCCGCTGCGCGCCGGCACCGGCGCCGAGATGACGATGAACATGCCGCCCGAGATCGAGGACCACCCCGCGATGCAGGCGCTGCAGCAGAGCGCCGCCGAGGCCATCACCCACTCGACGCTGCACGACCTGATGCGGTATCAAGACTTCGGCGGCACCGCGCACGACCGCGAACTCGCCGCGCACTGGCTCGCGCAGTGGGTGCCCGAGGCCAAGGCCGACCGGGTGCTGGTGGCGCCGGGCATCCACGCCGTGCTGCTGGCGCTGATGTCGATGCTGGTGAAGCCGGGCCAGAGCCTGTGCGTCGAGAGCCTGGTGTACCCCGGCCTGAAGGCCATCGCCGCGCAGCTGGGCACCCAGCTCCTGCCGATCACGATGGACGAGCACGGCCTGGTGCCCGAGGAGCTGGAGGCCGCGTGCAAGAGCACACCCGTGGGCGCGATCTACCTCTGCCCGAACATCCACAACCCCACCACCGCCACGCTGCCCATGCGCCGCCGCGAGCAGATCGCCGACATCGCGCTGCGCTTGAGCATCCCCATCATCGAAGACGACGCCTACGGCATGCTGCCCGCCGCCACGCCGCCGGCGCTGGCCGACTACGCCGGCGCGCTGACCTACTACATCAGCGGTTTGTCGAAGTGGCTGGGCGCCGGCATGCGCGTGGCCTACGTGCTCGCGCCGACGCACGCCGCCCAGCAGCGCCTGGCCGGCGCCCTGCGCGCGACGACGGTGATGGCCTCGCCCTTCATCAACGCGGTGGTGTCGCACTGGCTGGAGCAGGGGCATGGGCGCGAGGTGCTGGCGGCGGTGCGGGCGGAGTGCGGGTGGCGCAGTGCGCTGATGCGGGAGCGGCTCGGGGCGTATGGGCTGCGGGTGCACCCGCAGGGGTTCCATGGGTGGTTGCCGCTACCGGAAGGGGATGCCAACGGGGGCTCGTCGGCCACGCAGATTGCGGGTGCGTTGCGGGAGCTTGGGGTGGCGGCGGTGGCGGCCAGTGCGTTCTCGACGGATCGGCAGCCGCCGGAAGGGTTGCGGCTGTGCTTAGGGGGTGGGCTGAATCGGGATGACTGTGGGCGGGCGTTGCGCGCCGTGGAGCGGGCGCTTGGCGGGGCGGAGGTGTTCGAGTGA
- a CDS encoding ComEC/Rec2 family competence protein produces MAMIDCGSSADFKPSRAIKAMGRDKLDYLFITNADQDHMSDLKGLEDAGIEVVTLLRNPTYTGEEMRRIKLVSGPLTEDASWYVNALSTYTENVTAPFNTSMGGITYKAFYNSYGSGYGQFKDTNNLSFATFIKYGNFKMLFPGDLEKAGWTALLQRADFRAELSGTDVLMASHHGRESGYCEDIYKYFTPSCVVISDKPIVHKTQEMVPDYRKVVRQSGVRVRTTMKDRHVLTTRRDGWIVIDVDDENFTIDTEYHG; encoded by the coding sequence TTGGCCATGATCGACTGCGGCTCGTCGGCGGACTTCAAACCGAGCAGGGCGATTAAGGCAATGGGTCGCGACAAACTCGACTATCTCTTTATCACCAATGCCGACCAAGACCACATGTCCGACCTGAAAGGATTGGAAGACGCCGGCATTGAGGTGGTCACGCTGCTGCGAAATCCGACCTACACCGGCGAGGAGATGCGTCGCATCAAGCTCGTAAGCGGTCCGCTCACCGAAGATGCTTCTTGGTACGTGAACGCGCTCAGCACATATACCGAGAACGTCACCGCTCCATTTAACACAAGCATGGGTGGCATCACGTACAAGGCCTTCTACAACTCGTACGGCAGTGGGTACGGTCAGTTCAAGGACACGAACAACCTGAGCTTCGCGACGTTCATCAAGTACGGGAACTTCAAGATGCTGTTTCCCGGCGATCTCGAAAAGGCAGGCTGGACCGCCCTGCTACAGCGGGCTGACTTCCGGGCCGAACTTTCGGGCACTGACGTCCTGATGGCGTCCCACCATGGACGCGAGAGCGGGTACTGCGAGGACATCTACAAGTACTTCACGCCTTCGTGCGTAGTGATCTCCGACAAGCCGATCGTGCACAAGACGCAGGAGATGGTGCCGGACTACCGCAAGGTAGTCCGGCAAAGTGGGGTACGCGTGCGAACAACAATGAAGGACCGGCACGTGCTGACGACTCGCAGAGACGGCTGGATCGTCATCGATGTGGACGATGAAAACTTCACCATCGATACGGAGTACCACGGATGA
- a CDS encoding DUF1778 domain-containing protein, which produces MAASKTATLTLRIEPEIKQALQRAAEMEHRSIANMVEVLIREHCRVKGIAPGVTSKSKRVAKGATS; this is translated from the coding sequence ATGGCTGCCAGCAAGACCGCCACGCTCACGCTGCGCATCGAGCCCGAGATAAAGCAAGCGCTGCAGCGCGCTGCCGAGATGGAGCACCGCTCCATCGCCAATATGGTCGAGGTGCTGATCCGCGAACACTGCAGGGTCAAGGGCATTGCCCCGGGCGTCACCAGCAAGAGCAAGCGAGTCGCTAAGGGAGCCACTTCGTGA